From one Phocaeicola salanitronis DSM 18170 genomic stretch:
- a CDS encoding alpha-l-rhamnosidase: MKHKLLLLLLCLCGYGMAYPQLVRVGEGYSNTSVNTTVFRNSPLVTDGDTQYISYYDPEGYLVLGKRQIGSAEWTLKRSQYKGNVADAHNVISMMVDGEGYIHVSFDHHGHPLNYCRSVAPGSLELGPKEAMTGTDEQDVTYPEFYKMPDGDLIFVYRSGASGRGNLIMNRYDLDTHRWERVQDILIDGEGQRNAYWQLYVDEKGTIHLSWVWRETWMVETNHDLCYASSPDGGKTWYTSAGEPYTLPIRKGNAEYAWHIPQNSELINQTSMCTDAEGHPYIVTYWREPDSDVPQYRVVWNDGTRWNMREVMKRTLAFSLKGGGTKMIPIARPRIVVDGNKACFVFRDAERGSKVSMAYTDDLRKGEWKVKDLTGFSVEAWEPSLDTELWKQQKRLHLFVQTAYQGDGEKTVEKEPTPVYVLEVDMGKK; this comes from the coding sequence ATGAAACATAAACTTTTACTCCTGCTCTTGTGCCTATGCGGATACGGCATGGCATATCCCCAGTTGGTACGGGTGGGCGAGGGATATAGCAATACGTCGGTCAATACTACGGTGTTCCGGAACAGCCCGCTGGTGACCGATGGAGATACGCAATACATTTCTTATTATGACCCGGAAGGCTATCTGGTATTGGGAAAGAGGCAGATAGGCTCTGCCGAATGGACCCTGAAACGCTCTCAGTATAAGGGGAATGTAGCCGATGCGCACAATGTCATCAGCATGATGGTGGATGGCGAAGGCTATATCCATGTGTCGTTCGACCACCATGGGCATCCGCTCAATTATTGCCGGAGCGTGGCGCCCGGCTCGTTGGAGCTGGGTCCCAAAGAGGCAATGACCGGAACGGATGAGCAGGACGTGACCTATCCGGAGTTCTATAAGATGCCGGACGGAGACCTGATTTTCGTATACCGTTCGGGGGCTTCGGGACGGGGAAACCTGATAATGAACCGTTATGACCTGGATACCCATAGGTGGGAAAGGGTGCAAGACATCCTGATAGATGGGGAAGGTCAACGCAATGCCTATTGGCAACTCTACGTGGACGAGAAGGGAACGATTCACTTATCGTGGGTGTGGAGGGAGACGTGGATGGTGGAAACCAACCACGACCTGTGCTATGCCAGTTCGCCCGATGGAGGCAAGACATGGTATACATCGGCGGGTGAACCGTACACGCTTCCTATCCGCAAGGGCAATGCCGAATACGCGTGGCACATCCCGCAAAATAGTGAGTTGATAAACCAGACCAGCATGTGTACCGATGCGGAAGGGCATCCTTACATCGTGACGTATTGGCGCGAGCCGGATTCGGATGTCCCGCAATACCGGGTGGTATGGAACGACGGGACACGTTGGAACATGCGTGAAGTGATGAAGCGCACGTTGGCTTTCTCGCTCAAAGGGGGAGGGACGAAGATGATTCCCATTGCCCGCCCGCGCATCGTAGTAGACGGGAATAAGGCATGCTTTGTCTTCCGCGATGCCGAGAGGGGAAGCAAGGTCTCGATGGCATATACCGATGATTTGCGGAAGGGGGAATGGAAAGTGAAAGACCTGACCGGCTTTTCGGTAGAAGCGTGGGAGCCCAGTCTGGATACGGAACTCTGGAAGCAACAGAAACGCCTGCATCTTTTCGTCCAGACCGCTTACCAAGGGGACGGAGAGAAGACTGTAGAGAAGGAGCCTACGCCGGTGTATGTGCTGGAAGTGGATATGGGGAAGAAATGA
- a CDS encoding glycoside hydrolase family 127 protein: MKTMLVTYMCAVLSVGLQAQNQAGYPITPVPFTATHVSGGFWKQRLDACRDVTIPLAFSKCEESGRYENFVRAQHPCDTFTVGGFSFDDTDVYKTIEGASYLLQTYPDKKLESYIDSVLNIVAKAQEPDGYLYTARTMNPKHPHAWAGSKRWEKVEELSHEFYNLGHMIEGAVAHYQATGKRNFLDIAIRYADCVCKAIGPDEGQLVRVPGHQIAEMALAKLYLVTGDKKYLDEAKFFLDKRGYTSRKDAYSQAHKPVVQQDEAVGHAVRATYMYSGMADVAALTGDTAYVHAIDRIWDNIVGKKLYLTGGIGATAHGEAFGANYELPNATAYCETCAAIGNVYVNHRLFLFHGDAKYYDVLERSLYNGVLSGISLDGGRFFYPNPLESAGGYERKAWFGCACCPSNLCRFLPSVPGYMYATRGDSLYVNLFMEGTSEIQVGKRKISIRQQTAYPFDGNIRLTLQKGSGEFVWKVRVPGWTRGEVVPGGLYRFADGKQTSYSVKVNGEKVEGSIEKGYFSISRRWKKGDVVEVSFDMTPRLVLADEKVEADRGMLAIERGPLVYCAEWCDNQGIDLFSVLLPRKPKLEVMDEKAPGGAQMISAGVQTLSYDVEGKLHASDAVLKLIPYYAWANRGEGKMMVWLPYEAGAVHLGPALGVGTNEFLDK; the protein is encoded by the coding sequence ATGAAAACCATGCTTGTTACTTATATGTGTGCCGTGTTGAGCGTTGGCTTGCAGGCACAGAATCAGGCCGGATACCCCATTACTCCGGTGCCCTTTACCGCAACTCATGTAAGCGGAGGCTTTTGGAAACAACGTTTGGACGCTTGCCGTGACGTGACCATTCCGTTGGCTTTCAGCAAGTGTGAGGAATCCGGACGCTATGAGAATTTCGTAAGAGCGCAACATCCGTGCGACACCTTTACCGTAGGGGGATTTTCGTTCGATGACACCGATGTGTATAAGACCATTGAGGGAGCCAGCTATCTGTTGCAGACTTATCCCGACAAGAAGCTGGAGAGCTATATCGATAGCGTGTTGAACATCGTGGCCAAGGCGCAGGAGCCGGACGGGTATCTGTATACCGCCCGCACGATGAATCCGAAGCATCCGCATGCGTGGGCAGGTTCGAAGCGTTGGGAGAAAGTGGAGGAGCTGAGCCATGAATTTTATAACTTGGGACACATGATAGAAGGAGCCGTGGCGCATTATCAGGCTACGGGCAAGCGCAACTTTCTGGACATAGCCATCCGTTATGCCGATTGTGTGTGCAAGGCTATCGGTCCGGATGAAGGCCAGCTGGTGCGTGTGCCGGGACATCAGATTGCGGAAATGGCATTGGCTAAGCTTTATCTGGTGACCGGCGATAAGAAATACCTGGACGAAGCGAAGTTTTTCCTCGATAAGCGAGGCTATACTTCCCGAAAAGACGCCTATAGCCAGGCGCACAAGCCGGTAGTGCAACAAGATGAGGCGGTGGGGCATGCCGTGCGTGCTACGTATATGTATTCGGGCATGGCGGATGTGGCGGCTCTGACCGGAGATACGGCATACGTGCATGCGATTGACCGCATTTGGGACAACATTGTCGGGAAGAAGCTTTACCTGACCGGAGGCATCGGCGCCACGGCTCACGGGGAAGCCTTCGGAGCGAATTACGAGCTTCCGAATGCCACGGCATATTGCGAGACGTGTGCGGCTATCGGCAATGTCTATGTCAACCACCGCCTGTTCCTGTTCCATGGCGATGCCAAATATTACGATGTGCTCGAACGTTCTTTATATAATGGAGTCTTGTCGGGAATCTCTCTCGACGGAGGGCGTTTCTTCTATCCCAATCCGCTGGAGTCGGCAGGAGGGTACGAACGGAAGGCTTGGTTCGGATGCGCATGTTGCCCGTCCAACCTGTGCCGCTTCCTTCCTTCGGTGCCGGGATATATGTATGCCACACGCGGGGATAGCCTTTATGTCAATTTGTTTATGGAAGGCACCTCGGAGATTCAGGTAGGGAAGCGCAAGATAAGCATCCGGCAACAGACCGCTTATCCCTTTGACGGGAATATCCGGCTTACGCTTCAGAAGGGGAGCGGAGAGTTTGTATGGAAGGTGCGTGTGCCGGGATGGACACGGGGAGAAGTCGTGCCGGGCGGTTTGTACCGTTTTGCGGACGGGAAGCAGACTTCTTATTCGGTAAAGGTGAATGGAGAAAAGGTAGAAGGAAGCATTGAGAAAGGGTATTTCAGCATCAGCCGCCGTTGGAAGAAAGGGGATGTCGTGGAAGTGTCATTCGACATGACGCCGCGTTTGGTCCTGGCGGACGAAAAGGTGGAAGCCGACCGGGGCATGTTGGCGATAGAGCGTGGTCCGCTGGTTTATTGTGCCGAATGGTGTGACAATCAAGGCATCGACCTGTTCAGTGTACTCTTGCCACGCAAGCCAAAGCTGGAAGTCATGGATGAAAAAGCCCCCGGAGGAGCGCAGATGATATCTGCCGGCGTGCAAACCCTCTCGTATGATGTCGAAGGGAAACTTCATGCATCCGATGCGGTATTGAAACTGATTCCCTATTATGCCTGGGCGAACCGCGGGGAAGGCAAGATGATGGTATGGTTGCCCTATGAGGCAGGGGCGGTGCATTTAGGGCCTGCCCTGGGTGTAGGGACCAATGAGTTTTTGGATAAATAA
- a CDS encoding glycoside hydrolase family 43 protein, whose translation MNKLIVAGICFFLSIPQVSEAQHTVFEPGKVWNDTEGNPINAHGGGILYHEGTYYWYGEYKKGKTVLPEWATWECYRTDVTGVSCYSSKDLLNWKFEGIVLPAVKDDPNHDLHPSKVLERPKVIYNRKTGKFVMWAHVESADYSKACAGVAVSDSPAGPFTYLGSFRPNDAMSRDQTVFVDDDGRAYQFYSSENNATMYISLLTDDYLKPSGRFTRNFIKQSREAPAVFKHDGKYYLITSGCTGWDPNVAEIAVADSVLGEWKTIGNPCTGPDADKTFYAQSTYVQPVVGKKDAYIALFDRWNKTDLENSLYVWLPVLIENGKIVIPWQDKWNLDVFK comes from the coding sequence ATGAATAAATTAATTGTAGCGGGCATCTGCTTCTTCTTGAGCATCCCGCAGGTAAGCGAGGCACAACACACGGTGTTCGAGCCGGGAAAAGTATGGAACGATACGGAAGGCAATCCGATTAATGCGCATGGGGGAGGCATCCTTTATCATGAAGGCACGTATTACTGGTATGGAGAGTATAAGAAAGGGAAAACGGTATTGCCCGAATGGGCTACGTGGGAGTGTTATCGCACCGATGTGACGGGCGTAAGCTGTTATTCTTCGAAAGACTTGCTGAACTGGAAGTTCGAAGGAATCGTTTTGCCTGCCGTAAAGGATGACCCGAACCACGATTTGCACCCGTCGAAGGTGTTGGAACGTCCCAAAGTCATCTATAACAGGAAGACCGGAAAGTTCGTGATGTGGGCGCATGTAGAGAGTGCCGACTATAGCAAGGCGTGTGCCGGAGTGGCGGTATCCGATTCGCCTGCAGGCCCTTTCACTTATTTAGGAAGCTTCCGCCCCAACGATGCCATGAGCCGCGACCAAACGGTCTTTGTAGATGATGACGGAAGGGCATACCAGTTTTATTCTTCGGAGAATAACGCCACGATGTATATCAGCCTGTTGACGGATGATTACCTGAAGCCTTCGGGACGTTTTACACGTAACTTTATAAAGCAGTCGCGTGAAGCTCCGGCGGTATTTAAGCACGACGGGAAGTATTACCTGATTACTTCCGGATGTACAGGGTGGGACCCGAATGTAGCGGAGATAGCCGTTGCCGATTCGGTTTTGGGCGAATGGAAAACAATCGGAAACCCTTGTACCGGACCGGATGCGGACAAGACTTTCTATGCCCAAAGCACGTATGTGCAGCCTGTGGTAGGGAAGAAGGATGCTTATATCGCCCTGTTCGACCGGTGGAACAAGACGGATTTGGAGAACTCTCTTTACGTATGGCTTCCCGTCTTGATTGAAAACGGGAAGATTGTCATTCCCTGGCAGGACAAATGGAATTTGGATGTTTTCAAATAG
- a CDS encoding DUF2264 domain-containing protein, which yields MKRIVYLFIVVCLLPVGTLSARGKKEAVKTDREVWCDVLYRMASPVLSAMSEGKLQEKMSVELSPTWDGRDRRVTYMECFGRLMDGLAPWLSLPDDDTEEGKQRRQLREWALKSYAHAVDPQSKDYLLWRKEGQPLVDAAFLAESFLRGYEALWMPLDSLTKQRYIEEFTRLRRVDPPYTNWLLFSSTIECFLKKAGAKEDYYRITSALQTVSEWYVGDGWYSDGPKFAFDYYNSFVLHPMYVECQEIMTDGGKKGGWNLDVKNFARGVRRMQRYGMILERLISPEGAFPVVGRSITYRTAVLQPLALLAWRGWLPEELPEGQVRSAMTSVIKRMFGDDRNFNEQGFLTLGFNGKQPYISDVYTNNGSLYMASLAFLPLGLPADHPFWTDAAQDWTSKRAWKGQEFPKDHAY from the coding sequence ATGAAACGAATCGTATACCTATTTATAGTAGTATGTCTTTTGCCGGTGGGGACATTATCGGCGAGAGGGAAGAAAGAGGCGGTGAAGACCGACCGTGAAGTGTGGTGTGATGTGCTTTACCGGATGGCTTCTCCCGTATTAAGTGCCATGAGCGAGGGGAAGTTGCAGGAGAAGATGTCGGTGGAACTCAGTCCGACGTGGGACGGGAGAGACCGGCGTGTGACTTACATGGAATGTTTCGGGAGATTAATGGACGGATTGGCTCCGTGGCTTTCTTTGCCCGATGACGATACGGAAGAAGGAAAACAACGCAGGCAATTGCGGGAATGGGCATTGAAGAGTTATGCGCATGCCGTTGACCCGCAGAGCAAGGATTATCTGTTATGGCGCAAAGAAGGCCAGCCTTTGGTGGATGCGGCTTTTCTTGCCGAGAGTTTCTTGCGTGGGTATGAGGCATTGTGGATGCCTTTGGACAGTTTGACCAAGCAACGCTATATCGAAGAGTTTACCCGGTTGCGCCGTGTAGACCCTCCTTATACCAACTGGCTGCTTTTCTCTTCCACGATTGAATGCTTCCTGAAGAAAGCGGGGGCAAAGGAGGATTATTACCGCATTACTTCTGCCTTGCAGACCGTGAGCGAGTGGTATGTAGGTGACGGCTGGTATAGTGATGGTCCGAAGTTTGCTTTCGATTATTATAATAGCTTCGTGTTGCATCCCATGTATGTGGAATGTCAGGAGATAATGACTGACGGAGGCAAGAAAGGCGGTTGGAATCTGGATGTGAAGAATTTCGCAAGAGGAGTAAGGCGGATGCAGCGGTACGGCATGATTTTAGAACGGCTTATTTCTCCCGAAGGAGCTTTCCCCGTGGTGGGCAGGTCTATCACGTACCGCACCGCCGTGCTTCAGCCCTTGGCTCTTTTGGCATGGAGGGGCTGGCTTCCCGAAGAATTGCCTGAAGGGCAGGTGCGTTCGGCTATGACTTCGGTTATCAAGCGCATGTTCGGCGATGACCGGAACTTCAATGAGCAGGGCTTCCTTACTTTGGGGTTTAACGGAAAGCAACCGTACATATCGGATGTGTATACCAATAACGGAAGCCTTTACATGGCATCGCTTGCGTTTCTTCCGTTAGGGCTTCCGGCAGACCATCCTTTTTGGACCGATGCGGCGCAGGACTGGACTTCGAAACGTGCATGGAAAGGACAGGAATTCCCCAAGGACCATGCGTATTAA
- a CDS encoding RagB/SusD family nutrient uptake outer membrane protein: protein MKLKNILVGTLAASALTLGTTGCSDSFLDEKMYSKYTPENSSSESRITGLYYTFAALWGWSGNQGFVSCFQIGTDVASAGDVEGAETPFYQYQQLNSESVGVSILWEKCYEFINQANQIIAQEGEEGNPAVIAEAKFFRAYAYNILVTLWGDVPLVLESTDVPRTDYTRETVANVDAVIDEDLQYAMANLPDLGQAVSEDRANKDFARQLAGEAYLRMGMRDASYFKKAEDAVTPIISNPEYQLIQERYGQYLEEAGDFYHDMFRWHNQRRSEGNTEAIWTFEMEYNRDVIGGTIDNPQQRRVWTPAFHKYSGIQNADSIGGRGNGRLRLSNFMKYGLYEKGDIRNSNFNIRRVMWYNRPDYSEEIGIDANGFRVTVDDPTAVRTITIKTGDKVIPGPADSLNVFYPHTTKWGGYDETDDFGYAIVKDWPVMRLGETYLLRAEARFQQGNLQGAADDINVLRDRAFKEYREQTGDAEAGKVSAADIDLDFILDERARELIGEENRRMTLVRTNTLAERIEMNGDKVPYAPEIKTIQGFQDFNSLLPIPLSVIQLNKDAEIKQNPGYN from the coding sequence ATGAAACTGAAAAATATATTGGTCGGGACATTGGCAGCATCTGCATTGACTTTGGGTACAACCGGATGTAGCGATAGTTTCCTTGACGAAAAAATGTATTCAAAATATACACCGGAAAATTCAAGCTCAGAAAGCCGTATAACAGGTTTGTATTATACCTTTGCTGCTCTTTGGGGATGGTCTGGTAATCAGGGATTTGTTAGTTGTTTCCAAATTGGTACTGATGTGGCCTCTGCTGGTGATGTGGAAGGTGCTGAAACTCCTTTTTATCAATATCAGCAGCTGAATTCAGAAAGTGTTGGAGTAAGCATTTTGTGGGAAAAGTGTTATGAATTTATCAATCAAGCAAACCAGATTATAGCTCAGGAAGGAGAGGAGGGAAATCCTGCTGTAATAGCTGAAGCCAAATTCTTCCGTGCATACGCATACAATATATTGGTAACTCTTTGGGGAGATGTACCTTTGGTATTAGAGTCGACTGATGTGCCCCGTACCGACTATACTCGTGAAACGGTAGCTAATGTGGATGCCGTGATTGATGAAGACCTGCAATATGCCATGGCGAATTTACCGGATTTAGGTCAGGCTGTATCGGAAGACCGTGCGAATAAGGACTTTGCCCGCCAGCTTGCAGGAGAAGCTTATCTGCGTATGGGTATGCGTGACGCTTCTTATTTCAAGAAAGCTGAAGATGCGGTTACGCCGATTATCAGTAATCCTGAGTATCAATTGATTCAGGAACGGTATGGTCAGTATTTGGAAGAAGCTGGTGATTTCTATCATGATATGTTTCGTTGGCATAACCAACGTCGTTCAGAAGGAAATACCGAAGCTATTTGGACTTTTGAGATGGAATACAACCGTGATGTGATTGGCGGTACGATTGATAATCCGCAACAACGCCGTGTCTGGACTCCGGCATTCCATAAGTATAGTGGCATTCAGAATGCCGATTCGATTGGTGGACGTGGTAACGGTCGTTTGCGTTTGAGTAACTTTATGAAATACGGTTTGTATGAAAAGGGTGACATCCGTAATTCTAACTTTAATATCCGGCGTGTGATGTGGTATAACAGACCGGATTATTCGGAAGAAATCGGTATTGATGCGAATGGTTTTCGTGTAACCGTAGATGATCCTACTGCGGTAAGGACTATAACCATTAAGACTGGTGATAAGGTTATTCCGGGACCGGCAGATTCATTGAACGTATTCTATCCGCATACTACAAAATGGGGCGGTTATGATGAAACGGATGATTTCGGTTATGCAATTGTAAAAGACTGGCCCGTTATGCGTTTGGGTGAAACTTACCTGCTTCGTGCCGAAGCTCGTTTCCAACAAGGCAATTTGCAAGGAGCTGCTGATGATATTAATGTATTACGTGACCGTGCGTTTAAGGAATACCGTGAGCAAACGGGTGATGCAGAAGCAGGAAAAGTCAGTGCTGCCGATATTGACCTTGACTTTATCCTTGACGAGCGTGCTCGTGAGTTGATAGGTGAAGAAAACCGCCGTATGACGTTGGTTCGTACCAATACATTGGCAGAACGTATCGAAATGAATGGTGACAAGGTGCCTTATGCTCCGGAAATCAAAACCATTCAAGGATTCCAAGACTTTAATTCATTGCTTCCTATTCCATTGTCAGTTATTCAATTGAATAAGGATGCCGAGATTAAGCAGAATCCGGGATACAATTAA
- a CDS encoding SusC/RagA family TonB-linked outer membrane protein: MKADVLTNNRKALFALLLCSGFIAGHPLAAFAAGGEAPAQAMQQTAEVSGVVKDASGMPVIGASVLEQGTTNGTITDLDGKFTLKVKSGATLEISFIGYKTQTLKATPGTTMQVTMQEDSETLDEVVVVGYGVQKKSDVTGSVTSVPKDRLSKLPVTNVLQAIQGATAGVTITQTSSIPGDAPDALVRGQNSINANSGPYIVVDGVPISKSGGTLNDINPNDIESMEILKDASATAIYGTNGANGVILITTKRGKSGKPNIRYNMYVGIEDFSHKLKFGDGKQILQRYKDYVAQNPGETLYDGFVKNQYESENYQNGIETDWIDAVSQTGIIQDHNISVGGGAENVSYYISADYMSQKGVVKGFNYKRYSIRTNIDVNVTDFLKVGTNSYIVSHNRDGGRANFLMAEAMSPYGKMYEEDGSYCIYPMYSESLFTNPLMWTTVNPERRQWNINLNGYADVDFGKLWEPLKGLTYRFNGGFSYMPKRYNNYEGKSVNNNTGYAEIKNEETQSYTIENIVTYARDFGRHHLDLTGLYAASRKKYQWSQAKANNFPSDDQLWHNMASASTPSVASYTELYTTVSQMGRINYSYDSRYLFTFTVRRDGSSVFGDNNKYGVFPSVALGWNIANESFMEHSQRWLNSLKLRLSYGKAGNEAIGVYQSRMKMVNNMLAMNGAPQLALYPDEFMGNADLTWETTKTFNVGLDFGLWNNRLSGNIDVYFSRTNDLLMQRNLPTVSGFNKVYQNMGETANKGVEITLNSRNIVTKDFTWSTNLVFSWNKNEIKDLYGDGQDDIANRWFIGQPIGVIYDYEMVGIWQEDEIARGDHLNWDPIAKAGDVKLKDQDGNGVINDADRKVLGQTSPKWIGGMTNTFTWKDLTLSVFIQTVQGLQKNNTLIGMAGDEMGRRNTATEIGYWTPENKSNEWRSLRKDSNPHGYGFPCKANYTRIKDITLSYNFPQRIVQKMGIGGLTIYASGRNLFTFTDWIGWDPEARQISRGSSSWDATRGETVYDSSNYPMTKSFVFGLNLTF; this comes from the coding sequence ATGAAAGCAGATGTGTTAACCAACAATCGGAAAGCGTTGTTTGCTTTATTGCTTTGTTCAGGCTTTATCGCGGGGCATCCGTTGGCAGCTTTTGCTGCCGGAGGCGAGGCACCGGCGCAAGCCATGCAGCAAACAGCAGAAGTGAGCGGTGTCGTGAAAGACGCTTCAGGAATGCCGGTTATCGGCGCCAGTGTATTAGAACAAGGTACGACCAATGGTACCATTACCGACCTTGACGGTAAGTTTACGTTAAAAGTAAAGTCGGGCGCTACGCTGGAAATCTCATTTATCGGTTATAAGACGCAGACTCTGAAGGCAACTCCGGGAACTACCATGCAGGTAACTATGCAGGAAGACTCGGAAACCTTGGATGAAGTGGTGGTAGTAGGATACGGTGTGCAGAAGAAGTCGGACGTGACGGGTTCTGTAACTTCCGTGCCCAAAGACCGTTTGTCCAAGCTTCCTGTGACCAATGTATTGCAAGCCATTCAGGGTGCTACGGCAGGTGTGACTATTACCCAGACTTCTTCCATCCCGGGTGATGCCCCTGATGCATTGGTTCGTGGTCAGAACTCTATCAATGCCAATTCCGGTCCGTATATCGTTGTGGATGGTGTGCCTATCAGCAAATCGGGTGGTACATTGAACGATATCAACCCGAACGATATCGAATCGATGGAAATCTTGAAAGACGCTTCGGCTACGGCTATCTACGGTACGAACGGTGCGAACGGTGTTATCTTGATTACTACGAAGCGTGGTAAATCTGGCAAGCCCAATATCCGTTATAATATGTATGTAGGTATCGAGGATTTTTCTCATAAGTTGAAGTTCGGTGACGGAAAACAGATCCTGCAACGTTATAAGGATTATGTCGCACAAAATCCTGGCGAAACCTTGTATGACGGGTTTGTGAAAAACCAATATGAGTCGGAAAATTATCAGAACGGAATTGAAACCGACTGGATTGATGCCGTATCGCAGACGGGTATTATTCAAGATCATAATATCAGTGTAGGCGGTGGTGCAGAAAATGTTTCTTACTATATTTCTGCCGATTACATGAGCCAGAAAGGTGTAGTTAAGGGATTTAATTATAAGCGTTATTCAATCCGTACCAATATTGATGTCAACGTGACGGACTTTCTGAAAGTGGGAACGAATTCTTACATTGTATCGCATAACCGCGACGGAGGCCGTGCTAACTTCCTGATGGCAGAAGCGATGAGTCCGTATGGCAAGATGTATGAAGAGGATGGTTCGTACTGTATCTATCCGATGTATAGTGAATCTTTGTTTACCAATCCGTTGATGTGGACTACGGTCAATCCTGAACGCCGTCAATGGAATATCAATCTGAACGGATATGCGGATGTGGATTTTGGCAAATTGTGGGAACCGTTGAAAGGATTGACTTACCGTTTCAATGGAGGTTTCTCTTATATGCCGAAGCGGTATAATAATTATGAAGGAAAGTCTGTGAATAACAATACCGGTTATGCTGAGATTAAGAATGAAGAAACACAGAGTTATACGATTGAAAATATCGTAACTTACGCCCGCGACTTTGGACGTCATCACCTTGACTTGACCGGCTTGTATGCGGCATCACGTAAGAAATATCAATGGTCACAAGCTAAGGCGAATAACTTCCCAAGTGATGACCAGTTATGGCATAACATGGCAAGTGCTTCTACTCCTTCTGTAGCTTCTTATACTGAATTGTATACTACGGTATCTCAGATGGGACGTATCAACTATTCGTATGATAGCCGTTACTTGTTTACCTTTACGGTACGTCGGGACGGTTCTTCCGTGTTCGGTGACAATAATAAATACGGTGTGTTCCCTTCGGTTGCTTTGGGGTGGAACATTGCGAACGAATCATTTATGGAGCATTCTCAACGTTGGCTGAACAGTTTGAAACTTCGTCTTTCTTACGGTAAAGCAGGTAACGAGGCTATCGGTGTGTACCAGTCTCGTATGAAGATGGTCAACAATATGTTGGCAATGAACGGTGCTCCCCAATTGGCTCTTTATCCGGATGAATTTATGGGTAATGCCGATTTGACATGGGAAACTACCAAGACTTTCAATGTCGGTTTGGATTTCGGATTGTGGAACAACCGTTTGAGCGGTAACATTGATGTCTATTTCTCACGAACCAATGATTTGCTGATGCAGCGTAACCTTCCTACCGTTTCCGGTTTTAATAAAGTATATCAGAACATGGGTGAAACCGCTAACAAAGGTGTGGAAATCACGTTGAACTCACGTAACATTGTGACGAAGGACTTTACGTGGAGTACGAACTTGGTATTCTCTTGGAATAAGAATGAAATCAAAGACTTGTACGGTGACGGGCAAGACGATATCGCCAACCGTTGGTTCATCGGACAGCCTATCGGCGTTATCTACGATTACGAAATGGTAGGTATCTGGCAGGAAGACGAAATTGCAAGAGGTGACCATTTGAATTGGGATCCGATAGCCAAAGCCGGTGATGTGAAATTGAAAGACCAGGATGGTAACGGTGTTATTAACGATGCAGACCGTAAAGTGTTGGGGCAGACTTCCCCCAAATGGATTGGCGGTATGACTAACACCTTTACATGGAAAGATTTGACTTTAAGTGTATTTATTCAGACAGTACAAGGTTTGCAGAAGAACAATACCTTGATTGGTATGGCAGGTGATGAAATGGGACGCCGTAATACTGCTACTGAAATCGGCTACTGGACACCTGAGAATAAGAGTAATGAATGGCGTTCGCTTCGCAAGGATTCGAACCCGCATGGATACGGATTCCCTTGCAAGGCAAATTATACCCGTATCAAAGATATTACGTTGAGTTATAATTTCCCGCAACGCATTGTACAGAAAATGGGTATTGGCGGTCTGACAATTTATGCCAGCGGACGTAACTTGTTTACCTTCACCGATTGGATTGGTTGGGATCCGGAAGCACGCCAGATTTCTCGTGGTAGCAGTTCATGGGATGCGACAAGAGGCGAAACCGTTTACGATAGCAGCAACTATCCGATGACGAAGAGCTTTGTATTTGGTCTTAATTTAACTTTCTAA